A region of Diceros bicornis minor isolate mBicDic1 chromosome 31, mDicBic1.mat.cur, whole genome shotgun sequence DNA encodes the following proteins:
- the LOC131394778 gene encoding RNA-binding protein 4 isoform X3, with protein MVKLFIGNLPREATEQEIRSLFEQYGKVLECDIIKNYGFVHIEDKTAAEDAIRNLHHYKLHGVNINVEASKNKSKTSTKLHVGNISPTCTNKELRAKFEEYGPVIECDIVKDYAFVHMERAEDAVEAIRGLDNTEFQGGMCVG; from the coding sequence ATGGTGAAGCTGTTCATTGGAAACCTGCCCCGGGAGGCCACAGAGCAGGAGATCCGCTCACTCTTCGAGCAGTATGGGAAGGTGCTGGAATGTGACATCATTAAGAACTATGGCTTTGTGCACATAGAAGACAAGACGGCGGCTGAGGATGCCATACGCAACCTGCACCACTACAAGCTGCACGGGGTGAACATCAACGTAGAAGCCAGCAAGAATAAGAGCAAAACCTCCACAAAATTGCATGTGGGCAACATCAGTCCCACCTGTACCAACAAAGAGCTTCGGGCCAAGTTTGAGGAGTATGGTCCAGTCATCGAATGTGACATCGTGAAAGATTATGCCTTCGTACACATGGAGCGGGCAGAGGATGCAGTGGAGGCCATCAGGGGCCTTGACAACACAGAGTTTCAAG